The Plasmodium berghei ANKA genome assembly, chromosome: 8 genome has a segment encoding these proteins:
- a CDS encoding eukaryotic translation initiation factor 3 subunit F, putative: MSMNKYNFKTMSNLLKDKTPQYFDIQPHTNIKCIVHPSVIFTILDSYLRRDEDQTHVIGTLMGSIIDTNLVEISDCFVDKHSLNEGGFLQIIKDHHETMYELKQKIRPRDQVVGWFCSGSELSELSCAVHGWFKEHNSISKFYPHSPLNEPIHLLVDASLESGFLNIKAYVQLPINLVKEYFVHFHEIQIEILPCNVERSDVAKITEKVTKGGDNKEKLLNHEIDENSLKKLLIMLKNCKSYVQDVVDKKKKGNVAIGRYLHKVFSNDPFISIEKFDSINESILQDNLMISYLSNLAHLQFLIAEKLNTSSMQ, from the exons ATGagtatgaataaatataattttaaaacgATGAGTAACTTGCTGAAAGATAAAACACCTCAGTATTTTGATATACAACCacatacaaatataaaatgtattgTACATCCTTCTGTaatatttacaatattAGATTCATACTTAAGAAGGGATGAAGATCAAACTCATGTTATTGGAACTTTGATGGGATCTATAATAGATACTAACTTGGTTGAAATATCAGATTGTTTTGTTGACAAACATTCACTAAATGAAGGG ggttttttacaaataataaaagatcATCATGAAACAATGTATgaattaaaacaaaaaattcgCCCACGAGATCAAGTTGTTGGATGGTTTTGTTCCGGATCTGAATTATCAGAATTATCGTGTGCAGTTCATGGATGGTTTAAAGAACATAACTctatttcaaaattttatcCACATTCCCCATTAAATGAACCTATACATTTATTAGTTGATGCATCATTAGAAAGTGGGTTCTTAAATATTAAAGCATATGTACAGTTACCTATTAATTTAGTTAAAgaatattttgttcattttcatGAAATTCAAATTGAAATATTACCATGTAATGTTGAAAGAAGTGATGTTGCTAAAATAACTGAAAAGGTAACAAAAGGTGGagataataaagaaaaattattaaatcacgaaattgatgaaaattcgttaaaaaaattgttaattatgttaaaaaattgtaaatcATATGTACAAGATGTtgttgataaaaaaaaaaaaggaaatgtAGCTATAGGAAGATATTTACATAAAGTTTTTTCAAATGATCCTTTTATATCAATAGAAAAATTTGATTCTATAAATGAAAGTATTTTACAAGACAATTTAATgatttcatatttatcaaatttagCACActtacaatttttaattgcagaaaaattaaataccTCTTCTATGCAATGA